Below is a window of Prionailurus viverrinus isolate Anna chromosome A1, UM_Priviv_1.0, whole genome shotgun sequence DNA.
GAGAGCAGTGATCTAACAAGTATTGATCCATATCTTTTTCTGCTCAGTAGCTTCTTTCCAAACTGTtttcagtagaaaaaaatagcatatgGAGACCTTAGTGTAAATGTTTACACATGAtagtatataataattacatacatgaaatgtcttattttgaaataagcatTTTTAGACTTTGCAACAAGAGTGCAAATTAATATGAGCTTTGCTTCATATAACACTTAAAATAtgggttcattaaaaaaaattaaaaatacttcaacACTTCAAAAACTTAAGTCTCCACTTGGTTTGGAAAATTAGGCTTAATGTCACCATTGGTAAAAATTAGGTATGTATTTATTCCCTACTATGTAAAATAGGTTACTTATCTGATGTAATTTTTGATGACGGGTAGATATTATACTTCACATTCTTTGTATGGCAGCTGCTGACACTTGCACTGTCCATAACCATTAATGATGATGAAGGGTCCTTCATGGGTGGGTTCATATTCATTATACGGTCCTTGGTCTGACATGTTTGACATATGGAGTCGTGTTTGGGATCGGAGCTGCCTGTGGTTCTGAATCATTGAGCACTGCCTAATTCTTCTTAAAGTGGGAGGGCAGCACTTCCTGGAGATGaacactataaaaataataaaaaagaaagaaaacaataaagccaTTGTTCCTGTAATTACCCGCTGAGTGAAGATGGCATTGTCTGGTTCGGGAAAGTGTTCCTCAGTAGTAACTGCTATGCCTGCAGTAGTTGggatttctttgtctcccacatGGTAACTTGATGAGCTTATTCTTTTTGTGTATTCAGTGGTTGGATCCCTATAAGTTGTAGCCATGGCAGTGACAGTGGTTGATAAATTCCAGCAGAGCTGAAATCCATGGACTGCATCTAGTATATCCTCTCCTTGGGTGTGGTCAGGACTGTGACATAGGATGGAATGTTCCCACCGACCTTGGAAACTGCCCAGCCAGGAGGCCAAAGCACATATTCGAGGGCTGCATTCCCACAGATTGCCAGAGAGGCCAACAGTTGTGAGGGATCTCAGGGAGTTTAAGATCTTGGAATCAAGGCTATTTAACTTGTTGTTATCCATGAGGAGAATTTTAAGATTAGGCATCGTGTCAAACACTGTCAGGTCGATGGCTTTGATTTCATTTCCAGTCAGGTCTAGCTTTTCTAAAGTGCCCCAGGTCCACTCCATCCCACATGTCAAGTTGCTAATTTTGTTCCATTGTAAGAAGAGTGTGTGCAGACTGCTTAGCCGTAGGAAATGAGCAAAATTAATCTTCGTCAGCTGGTTGTGCTCTAGGTGAAGCTCTCTCAGTTTGATTAATCCTGCAAATCCATTGCGAGCCAAACTTCGCAAACGGTTTGTGCTCAAATCCAGAAACTCCAGACTACGACAGTCCCAGAATAGGCGTACTGGGATAGTCCGCAGGGAGTTGGACCGTAAATGCAAGGTCTGCAGTTTCCGAAGGCCATAGAAGAGCTCTGGGTGCAGAGATGACAGCTGATTAAAAGACAGGTCCAAATTTTGCAGGTTAATCAGTTGAGTAAAAGTTGTGtttggtaaataaaatattttgttggaACTTAAGATTAATTCCTTAAGTTTATATAGTCCTTGAAAAGCATCTTCTTTTACTGTTGAAATTTGATTGTGGTCTAAGTGGAGCCAGGTAAGTTGACTGAAGCTGGCAAATTGATCCCTTTCGAGCTCTGTGATGTGATTGTGCCTCAGGGACAGGCCCAGAGAGCCCTTGTCTGTGGCGTTTGGCACTGAGCGGAAGCCCTGAGAGTCGCAGTAGAAGAGCAGCTTCTCGCAGCGGCATTTGGGTGGACACGCCATACCCAGGGCAGGCAGCATTTTTAAAACCATACTCATTGCATATATTGCTGCCAGCATAGGGGCCCCTAATGGCCACTTGAAATGTAAGCCTGCAGAATATAATTTAAGGAAAACAAGAATATAGGATATTTTTCAGCAGAATGTATgagctcttaaaaaaaacaacataacaTTATGGCGAAAGATTTCACTGCAtataacttatttttcatttgctgCAGAAAAACTAACCTTGTTAGTATGACTAGAACACAACTTaaaccattaagaaaaaagataaagaatattcTGTCATTAGCAGTATAGGCTTTTACCTAAACCTCAAAACCCAGAAATTTGACAGTGATCTCCCTCATAAAATGTGAATTTGGTGGCTTATTTTAGAAAGCATGATTCCTTGCTGACTGTATAAGACACATAAATGCATGGACTTACCCATTCTTCTGAGCACATTGGAGGCTGCATTCAGTCGCGGTTGTTAGACTCAACGCAGTGAGTCTGTAAAAGGCTCTAACATGCAGGAGCCTTTGACCAGTTTCCTGTTTTCTGTGTCCCAGGCTTTCTGAGTAAAATCATCCAGCAGGGtgagttattttttccttaggaTATTCCTCTCGAAAGCAttggtttcattttctctgtcttctctgattCCTCAATCAGTTTTGAATGTAAGTTATTAAATTTCGTCCTCCTTTAACTGCTCAGCTGGTTAATCAAAGCTTCAGTCTCTCCTTTCCGCAGCCGTTAGTTCTCTCGGTCTTAACTTGTTGATGGCAGATGGGCGGCTTGTTGCAGAGAAGAGCTCCTGGAGCAGCATGAGTGCATTTACTGAAAAGCTTTTCCGAGAAACGGCACAAGAATGGAATTGCTTATGTGCTGCGACCACACAGAACTGTATATAGGCTGACGTCACCGGGTGACGTGTCTTTTGTTTGGGTTTTCCAGAAGCTTTACTGTTATAAAGCACCGTGCTTTTTAACAGTATCGGGGTCGTTGTAAGACCCCTTGATTATAATAAAGCGAGAAAGAGAGCTCCTGACTTAAAAAACATGGTATTCCTGCAGTGTATGAAGCAGCAGTGAGGTTGTAATAAAGGCTGCATTCAGGAAGACCCATCTGAACAGTGAGTTGGGATAGCAGAGTGATGATTTTTAATGCTTGGAAGAACCAGTGTTAGACTGCCGATTCTGCAGAGAAGAGATCATCTAAATGGGCAGGAGCCTGCACGATTTATGAAGTGCAGATTTAACGCCAGCCTATGCAAGGTAGTGCCTGCTGCTCTGGTAGTTTGGAAAGCTACTTAGTCACCTTGTTGTCATGCTTGGTTAAAATGGAAGTATGACTGTGATTTGCTTTACGTGTGTTGGAAAACTACCCAGGTGGACTTGGCTTCTTTGTCATTAAGAGCTTAACATCATAAACTAAGAAtacagggggaagggaagagaaaaagcttACAAAACTAAGTATTTGGTTAGTTTGCTGGTTGAGAATTTAAGGGGAACTTGAATTAAAAAGATGGTCCTTCTCTGTCTCGTGTTACCACGTTTTAATCACAGTGCTGATTGAAAAATAATGCTGATTTGATCCTTACATGTCTTACTAGGAGAAAAGGTTAGGGTGATACTGTCATTTAATACTGTATGCCCTAAACATTAACAATGGAACAGAAGTGATTTAGGACAAGTGATAGAACCTGGTTGGATTCTGGTACAATCCAACCTCAGAATCTCACCTACTCCTTCACCTGAAAGCCTCAGCTAATGCTGAGCATGATTGGGGCATTGTGGCACCCAGATAACAGAGCATTTGCATACTTAAGAGCTTCTGCTGGCACACCTAAGAACTGACTTTGAGTTGCACACTAACTGTTGGAATCTCTGGTGAATACAGAAGGTCACTCATACTTTGGACTAGGATTTTGCTTTGGCTGTTATTACTTGACCTGATGGTGTCTTCTCCCCGTTGAATAGTGTCATCACTGTTCAGAACttggttttgaaaattaaagaacCATGATTAGTATAAATGTGAAGGATTTTTCTAGCATTAGTGAGAGTCCTATATTCAGGCCTGACAAACGTAATGCCTTTTACACATCGGACCTTATTAATGTGGCCTTCCATGGCAATTTCTGTCATAACCATTGGTGCTTAACCTTCGTGGGTCTTGTCTTAGAACTGGAGGCAAAAATCTCAAAACTACCCTTGGTGTCTGTGAAACCAGAACATCACTGACCTGTGGGCTTCCAGGGGCTTCATCCCATTGGGCAAGAagtcattgtcttttttttttttttaatttttttttcaacgtttatttttatttttgggacagagagagacagagcatgaacgggggaggggcagagagagagggagacacagaatcggaaacaggctccaggctctgagccatcagcccagagcctgacgcggggctcgaactcacggactgcgagatcgtgacctggctgaagtcggaggcttaaccaactgcgccacccaggcgccccaagaagtcaTTGTCTTAAGAGGCATAGTTTCTGTGTAGAAGGGTGCTACTGGAGTGAGGATTGGAAGAGTCCAAGGTCTTTTATTCTGAGTGCTGTGTAAAGGTGCTGTGAAAACAGCAGCACATGCTGGTGGATAGTCTGAATTCTCCTAGAAGCAGACCCCAAGAAGGATTAAAATTATTAGagttttgggatgcctgggtggctcagttggttgagcctccgactcttggtttcagctcaggtcatgatttcacggttcatgggttcaagccttgtgttgggctttgcgctgacagtgtggagtctgtttaggattctctttctaccccccacgttctctctctcaaaaacaaacaaacaaactcttgAAACCTTAATATTTCTCCGTCTCCAtctccttcttattttttttttttaatttgtaaagttCCTGGGAAgtacaaaaggaaagagaagaccaTATGAATACTCTGAAGGCCAGTGGCGTCTTCAGACCACAGGGCAAGTCTGACACCtctgaaaggagagaggaaggaaagatttGACAGATAGTCTTAGACTGCAGTGCATCCCTAGGCCAGAGAGAAGCTTCCAAGCCAAAGTTGCCCATGAATGGAACCCCACATTCCTTGGAACAGGCCTGCACTAGTACTCCCACCTTTTTCCTACATGCTGGTTaaggaatgaagggagggagaggtcCTCAAGGATGCCACTTGCCACATTGACCATCTTTTCCATAGTCTTGTCTGTCTATAGGCTAGTAATTCTTTACCTGGTTCTGTAGACTATTTGCAGAATTCTGTTGCTTGTGCATTTTTCTGTGAATAAGATTTAACCACACTCTTAAAGGGTCTGTGATCCTAGGTTACAGAATTTCTGTTCCATAGGAACTTTCTTCCAAAACACCTAAGGAGGGGAGTCTGATAAGAGTagtctcttaatttctttttaaaggaaaacaagcCCTTGGATATTATAAATGCCTTACTGAAGTCAGCTACTCTctgatggaaaacaaaaacaaaaacaaaaacctttgcCAGGCCGGAGGAACTGGATTAAATTCTTCCGTGAAGTAACCACTTTACTTCCATGTGGAGAAAAGCATTAAAGTCAATTGGATTTGAGCAACCACAATTGGGATTGAGTTGCATATGATAATTTAGAAGGAAAAGCATCTCCTTCCCCTTAGACTCTtggttcctttctcctctctagtCTGCTTGCCTACCTCTTATATATTAACAAATGGAAAATGCTTAAATTACATTATCCCAGCACTATTATACCAGATTTGTAGGCAAGGAAAATTGCTCAGAGAAGTACCTGTGCAatcaaaagtaattattttttgatgCATCTGGAGAAGTGCGCAGTATTGCACCGCAGAAGTAAGCAGTAATACAGTATCACAGGACCCAGAGAATTTGTTCTGGGTTACAGGTCATCTTGCTCACTTGCCTTCTCTTTGGATTcagaaggttcagtctttggaaCCAAAGAAGATACAGTGTCTTAAAAGTTGGTGGAGTACATAGTTCCCATTGGTggaattttgtatcattttttaaaatctttatctttctttagCTAAAAGGACTAAACAGAGACCCATGTTCTTTCTGAATTAaacgttgtttgtttgtttttggtttcattttagaacagttttactCTCCACACATATGCCTTTGACTTAATTAAAGTGGCAGTACAACCTCTGCAAAGTACTAACCATAGCTGTTTGAATTTTCACTGCTTTAGTTATTGTTCATGACAAGGCAAAGGAGAAGTAAAATCTAACTTGTCTCTTCTCTTTGTGAATGGTTTTAAGCAAATTGAGTGAATCAAGTGGTATTAGGTGCTGTAGTTACATGCATGAAAGCTACTCTATatgaaagtttgtttttaatatgaattacTGATTAGAGAGAATTATTTCTCAGGTTGGAGAAGCAGATGTACAGATATATACATggagttttctgttcttttgtagGAGAGTGGAAGCTTAATTTTGCATTATGctaaaaagtgaaatgttttttaaatcatgccCAAATCCAAAAATTGTAATAACTCTAGCACCCGTGGTGTTGCACAAAAGGTGCCCTGGAGAAGTAATGTTAAAATAAATCTTCTTGCTACCAGTCTTGATTGATAACTTGGAGAAACTCTTCATGTTTATCAAAAAGTAATAGTCACTTTTAGGGTGGAGGTCCTGGATTTTGTGGGTCTCAGTATGTCCCCTTGTAAGAACCTTTCAGGGTTCTTATTTGGCCGCCTCATATTTGGGCCTACCTTAGAGTAAGTGGGTTTTACTAGCCTTCTTtcggaggaagggaggaaggaagatgagAGAAGACTACGGTAAATCCTAGAGTTGTTCACTGCTTTCAAACCGTGTATATTTGAAGGCAAATATGTGACTGTTgattcactgtttaaaaaaaaaaagaaaaagaaaaatcattgagaTTGATGCTGAACATTGGTTGTTATCTTCCCAAGAAACAAAGCATACCTGACAGAGGCAGATAGAGTTTGTAATGTAAGAATTGATGGCTTTACCAATCTGTTGTACTGGATATTGTCTAGAGTAGTTGATAGTCACAGGTGGAGCCAGAGGATCTGAGAGCATTCAGAAAACTAGGCTCCTACAGTGTTGGCACTCACTAGACCACTGTTGCATGTAAATAAACATGTGAGTGGTTGGgcatcttccttaaaaaaaaaaaaaaaaggcattttttaaaactaagttgTCCACATAAGGCCTCcagaatccccccccccctttttttttttactagatctTTGTCCCTATCCCTGCCCTccattgattttgatttttaaaagtccttttgtTCTCTTAGTAAACATGATTGAGAAAGTAGTAAGAAGTAGTGGTGGCTTTGCTAGGGATGGTGAACTGTGTTCCTTTTGATGCTGTAACTTAAAAAGTTCAGGATTTCTTCTAGCTTTGGAGGCATGTACTTTTTGATAGTTGTTGCTGTTGGGGGTGGCAGGGCTAGGATCATGTGACAGCCTAGTTTTGTTGTGCTAGAGTTATGTTCTGTGCCCAGGGCTAGGTAATTGAGCAATAGATCTTTGGGTGATACACCTATGTTGGACGTTAGGTGAGGGAAAATCTTCCGTAGAAGTTTGGGCACAGGTACATTTCAGCCATGAAGATCTTTTATTTTGTCTACCATAGACCTCAGACCAAATAGAGCTgatcttaaaatctttttttctaaagtttacttattcattgtgtgtgtgtgtgtgtgtgtgtgtgagagagagagagagagagagagaaagagacagagagagagagagagagagagagagagagagagagagagaggaagggaggaaggggcagaaaaagagggagaatcttaggcaggctctgtgctgttgcaCAGAGTCCATGCGGGCCtagaactcacaaaaccatgagatcatgactggagccaaaatcaagagttggatgcttaaccaactgagccacccaggcgccccttaaagtcTTGGTTAATGCACAGACTGATTGAAATTTGTATTGCCAAacccttttcttattcttgttctGCCAGTGGCTACCTCGTGTTcatgtttccctctccctctgtacGTGgcagtcttcatttttaaattctgaaatatgGCTAAGTTTGGATTTGTccttcctgcttctccctctgcaTTTACAAGTAGTTTTCTGTTTAGATATGTTTCTCATCCTACCCACATAGGTGGCCCACAGGTATACAAAAAGCCATTTGCATAGAGTAGAATTAAGAATTAAGATATCCATTCATATTTTCTTGAAGAATCCCTTCCAATTTTAGAGGCTTTTTGACCCCATTGGGTAaatttaaaagggtgaatttgcATGTATATTGACTAGATGTTGGCAGTCTTCATTGCTGAACCTGGGAAATGTCATTCCCTTTAGAAGTCTGGAGTAGAAGGACAGCGACATGTGCTGAGaccagcaaaaaataaaaataaaaaaaataaaaaattgaacatGTGATGTCATCAATGCAAagaaaatcagtaacaaaaatttGGTCCAAAGAGAACAAGATCATTTCTTATTCTGAAAGT
It encodes the following:
- the LRRTM2 gene encoding leucine-rich repeat transmembrane neuronal protein 2, giving the protein MGLHFKWPLGAPMLAAIYAMSMVLKMLPALGMACPPKCRCEKLLFYCDSQGFRSVPNATDKGSLGLSLRHNHITELERDQFASFSQLTWLHLDHNQISTVKEDAFQGLYKLKELILSSNKIFYLPNTTFTQLINLQNLDLSFNQLSSLHPELFYGLRKLQTLHLRSNSLRTIPVRLFWDCRSLEFLDLSTNRLRSLARNGFAGLIKLRELHLEHNQLTKINFAHFLRLSSLHTLFLQWNKISNLTCGMEWTWGTLEKLDLTGNEIKAIDLTVFDTMPNLKILLMDNNKLNSLDSKILNSLRSLTTVGLSGNLWECSPRICALASWLGSFQGRWEHSILCHSPDHTQGEDILDAVHGFQLCWNLSTTVTAMATTYRDPTTEYTKRISSSSYHVGDKEIPTTAGIAVTTEEHFPEPDNAIFTQRVITGTMALLFSFFFIIFIVFISRKCCPPTLRRIRQCSMIQNHRQLRSQTRLHMSNMSDQGPYNEYEPTHEGPFIIINGYGQCKCQQLPYKECEV